The proteins below are encoded in one region of Reichenbachiella sp. 5M10:
- a CDS encoding succinylglutamate desuccinylase/aspartoacylase family protein: MKSKALLIDHTEVKPGESKRITVNIARLPSHTPIQITITVSRALEPGPTILLMGGLHGDEINGIEIVRRIIERNLHIPKKGTTICIPIINIFGFIHFSRYVPDGKDVNRSFPGNKNGSLAARVAYYLMKEIVPKIDYGLDFHTGGADRTNFPQLRCVMTDPDNAKLAGVFAAPFSLHSPFRPKSLRWAAAKLGKKILVYEGGESARFDEYAINQGIQGATRFLHHMGMTDHTAPIEHPSILIKSSSWIRAKASGLFLSEIKSGQKVKKNQVVGYISDPFGEFTIPVRSGATGYVIGLNNNPILHQGDAVMHIGVIKAETPPM, encoded by the coding sequence ATGAAAAGCAAGGCCCTGTTGATCGACCATACGGAAGTGAAGCCTGGTGAATCCAAAAGAATCACCGTCAACATCGCACGGCTTCCTTCACACACTCCTATCCAAATCACCATCACGGTCTCTAGAGCACTAGAACCCGGACCGACCATCTTGCTGATGGGGGGACTACATGGTGATGAAATCAACGGCATAGAAATCGTACGTCGAATTATCGAACGTAATCTCCACATTCCCAAAAAGGGAACAACAATTTGCATTCCAATCATCAACATTTTTGGCTTTATTCATTTTTCGAGATACGTACCAGACGGCAAGGACGTCAACCGTTCCTTTCCTGGTAACAAAAATGGCTCCTTGGCTGCCCGAGTAGCTTATTATCTCATGAAAGAGATTGTACCCAAGATCGACTATGGGCTAGATTTTCATACGGGAGGAGCTGACCGTACCAACTTCCCTCAGCTACGGTGCGTCATGACCGACCCAGACAATGCCAAGTTGGCGGGTGTTTTTGCTGCCCCTTTTAGTTTGCACTCTCCATTCAGACCCAAATCGCTGCGTTGGGCAGCCGCCAAGTTGGGCAAAAAAATCCTCGTCTATGAAGGAGGCGAATCGGCTCGATTTGACGAGTATGCCATCAATCAAGGCATTCAGGGTGCTACACGTTTTTTGCACCATATGGGTATGACTGATCACACGGCTCCCATCGAACACCCTAGTATATTGATCAAATCTTCGTCATGGATACGTGCCAAAGCCTCTGGGCTATTCCTCTCCGAAATCAAGAGCGGGCAAAAAGTCAAAAAAAACCAAGTCGTTGGCTATATCTCAGATCCCTTTGGCGAATTTACCATCCCAGTACGCTCGGGGGCCACGGGGTATGTAATTGGTCTCAACAACAATCCGATCCTGCACCAAGGAGATGCCGTGATGCATATCGGTGTGATCAAGGCAGAAACTCCACCGATGTGA